The following proteins come from a genomic window of Campylobacter concisus:
- a CDS encoding replication-associated recombination protein A: MFRPKNLDEICGQKAVKAAFLKFIATQKIPHSIFYGPAGCGKTSFARAVASGANYDFYEFDGGNLKIDDFRKILKNYENALNKPLFFIDEIHRLSKTQQEALLIPMENYKALVIGASTENPFFTLSSGIRSRSMLFEFRPLSSGDFEELLGKIKEQISFSIDEEAKEYLFKSSGGDARAMLNLLEFAVTLDENVSLENLKILRQNSLKEGAKEDDTHYELASAFIKSLRGSDENAVIYYLARLIDSGESADFIARRMAIFASEDIGNANPNALNLAASTLSAVKEIGFPEARIILAQCAVYLASSPKSNSSYNAINAALRYVQSEEILKIPPYLKNHTKESKDYLYPHDFGGWVEQKYLEKPLVFYKSKGIGFEKTLNEWLDKIKSKG; encoded by the coding sequence ATGTTTAGACCAAAAAATTTGGATGAAATTTGTGGCCAAAAGGCAGTCAAAGCGGCTTTTTTAAAATTTATAGCTACACAAAAGATCCCGCACTCCATATTTTACGGTCCAGCAGGCTGTGGCAAGACGAGCTTTGCAAGGGCTGTGGCAAGTGGGGCAAACTACGACTTTTACGAGTTTGACGGCGGAAATTTAAAGATAGATGACTTTCGTAAAATTTTAAAAAACTACGAAAACGCCCTAAATAAGCCACTCTTTTTCATAGACGAGATCCACAGGCTTAGCAAGACCCAGCAAGAAGCCTTGCTAATACCAATGGAGAATTATAAAGCCCTAGTCATCGGTGCAAGCACAGAAAATCCCTTTTTCACGCTAAGCTCAGGCATCAGAAGTCGCTCGATGCTCTTTGAGTTTAGGCCGCTTAGCAGTGGCGATTTTGAGGAGCTTCTTGGCAAGATAAAAGAGCAAATTTCATTTAGCATTGACGAAGAGGCAAAAGAGTATCTCTTTAAAAGTAGCGGCGGCGACGCAAGAGCTATGCTAAATTTACTAGAATTTGCCGTCACGCTTGATGAAAATGTGAGCTTAGAAAATTTAAAAATACTTCGCCAAAACTCCCTAAAAGAGGGGGCAAAAGAGGACGACACGCACTACGAGCTAGCAAGTGCTTTTATAAAAAGCCTGCGTGGAAGCGACGAAAATGCCGTCATCTACTACCTAGCAAGGCTTATAGACTCAGGCGAGAGCGCGGACTTCATCGCTAGAAGGATGGCGATATTTGCCAGCGAAGACATCGGCAACGCAAACCCAAATGCGCTAAATTTAGCCGCCAGCACGCTAAGCGCGGTAAAAGAGATAGGCTTTCCAGAGGCTAGGATTATACTGGCTCAGTGCGCCGTCTATCTAGCCAGCTCGCCAAAGTCAAACTCGAGCTACAACGCGATAAATGCCGCCCTAAGATACGTGCAAAGCGAAGAAATTTTAAAGATCCCACCATATCTAAAAAATCACACAAAAGAGAGCAAAGACTACCTTTATCCGCATGATTTTGGCGGCTGGGTCGAGCAAAAATACCTAGAAAAACCGCTCGTTTTTTACAAAAGCAAGGGCATAGGCTTTGAGAAGACGCTAAATGAGTGGCTAGATAAAATAAAATCCAAGGGCTAA
- a CDS encoding glycosyltransferase family 2 protein, with protein sequence MKDYDVSIIVPIYNVEKYIEKCATTLLEQDYNNIEYIFVNDCTPDSSMKILKDIIERYPNRKNHVKIINKIKNEGLPQARKSGLKISSGKYILHVDSDDWVDKDMVSSLINEARKSYADIVCFDYIKEFNKKSVVKSFFYTKNHPKSNLNFVKAILSHEISVSMCDKLVKRELYENVEFPHFSHCEDSFVNLQLFYEAKKITHITKPFYHYRTNPNSLSSSFSNNKKALGDFADFSIAVKKFLIQKDLFDEYFKFHIPTILKFTLDYSESDFKKQIIAICPEANNIKYVFQINRNIIYKILYSTVFIGFPQIFVFAKKVFIKLRNF encoded by the coding sequence ATGAAAGACTACGATGTTTCTATAATAGTTCCCATATATAATGTGGAGAAATATATAGAAAAGTGTGCAACTACGCTTTTAGAGCAAGACTATAACAATATAGAGTATATTTTTGTAAATGATTGCACTCCAGATAGTTCTATGAAAATTTTGAAGGATATTATTGAAAGATACCCAAATAGAAAAAACCATGTAAAAATTATTAATAAAATAAAAAATGAGGGCTTACCGCAAGCTAGAAAAAGTGGGTTGAAAATATCAAGTGGCAAATACATTTTACATGTAGATAGTGACGACTGGGTCGATAAAGATATGGTAAGTTCTTTGATTAATGAAGCTAGAAAAAGTTATGCAGACATAGTTTGTTTTGACTATATTAAAGAATTTAATAAAAAAAGCGTTGTAAAAAGTTTTTTTTATACAAAAAATCATCCAAAGTCTAATTTGAACTTCGTAAAAGCTATTTTATCTCATGAAATTTCTGTTTCCATGTGTGATAAATTGGTTAAAAGAGAGCTTTATGAAAATGTTGAATTTCCACATTTTTCGCACTGTGAAGATAGTTTTGTAAATTTACAACTTTTTTATGAAGCAAAAAAAATTACTCATATTACAAAACCATTTTATCACTACAGGACAAATCCTAATTCGCTTTCTAGTAGTTTTTCAAATAATAAAAAAGCCCTTGGTGATTTTGCTGATTTTAGCATAGCTGTAAAGAAATTTTTGATACAAAAAGATCTTTTTGATGAATATTTTAAATTTCACATTCCTACTATTTTAAAATTTACTTTGGATTATTCTGAAAGCGATTTTAAAAAACAAATAATTGCTATATGCCCGGAAGCAAATAATATAAAATACGTTTTTCAAATCAATAGAAATATAATCTATAAAATTTTATATAGCACAGTCTTTATAGGGTTCCCGCAAATTTTTGTTTTTGCAAAAAAAGTATTTATTAAGCTTAGAAATTTTTAG
- the ung gene encoding uracil-DNA glycosylase: MQINLDDVKIEPSWKEVLKDELLSENFARIKENFLKAKSAGVVYPPSGLIFNAFNLTPFHDVKVVILGQDPYHGANQAMGLSFSVPNGVKVPPSLINIYKEIYADLGIKEPNSGDLTKWAKQGVLLLNSTLSVSAGVANSHASFGWQGFTDAVIKKISENLHNVVFMLWGNPARAKAPLIDASKHLILEAAHPSPLARGAFFGCRHFSKANIYLANHGKTPIDWDLNVKI; the protein is encoded by the coding sequence ATGCAGATAAATTTAGATGACGTAAAGATCGAACCAAGCTGGAAAGAGGTGCTAAAAGATGAGCTTTTGAGTGAAAATTTCGCTCGCATCAAAGAAAATTTCTTAAAAGCAAAGAGCGCTGGAGTCGTCTATCCGCCAAGTGGGCTTATATTTAATGCATTTAACCTAACGCCATTTCACGACGTCAAAGTAGTCATCCTAGGACAAGATCCATATCACGGCGCAAATCAAGCCATGGGTTTAAGCTTTTCAGTACCAAATGGCGTAAAAGTCCCACCAAGTCTTATAAATATCTATAAAGAGATTTACGCTGATCTTGGCATAAAAGAGCCAAATAGCGGCGATCTAACAAAATGGGCAAAGCAAGGCGTGCTGCTTCTAAACTCAACTTTAAGCGTTAGTGCTGGAGTGGCAAATTCTCACGCAAGCTTTGGCTGGCAGGGCTTTACAGACGCCGTCATAAAAAAGATAAGCGAAAATTTACACAACGTAGTTTTTATGCTTTGGGGCAATCCAGCCAGAGCCAAAGCACCGCTCATTGACGCCAGCAAGCACCTCATCTTAGAGGCAGCACATCCAAGCCCACTGGCTCGTGGAGCATTTTTTGGCTGCCGTCACTTCTCAAAAGCAAATATCTACCTAGCAAACCACGGCAAAACGCCAATAGACTGGGATCTAAACGTAAAAATTTGA
- a CDS encoding alanine/glycine:cation symporter family protein: protein MPTNFAEILNNCVESINSFLWGPYFLIALLCGTGLFFTIRLGFVQIFKFKMGLKELFGNFSLHGEAAGKAGMSQFQAVATAIAAQVGTGNLVGATTALIMGGPGAIFWMWCAAFLGMATNFAEICLAQIYRTKDDSGHTIGGPAFYISRGLKGKWAKILAGFFAIAIIIALGFIGNMVQANSISDGFKGAFGIPQWITGAFLAIVCAVIFIGGVKAIARVAEKIVPLMALLYVGVGLIIIALNFHEIPDAVLLIYKAAFDPSAAWGGATGASIAAAMRYGIARGLFSNEAGMGSTPHAHAAANVKHPVDQAVLGIMSVFVDTFIVLNITVFVVLTANVISFENGKAVFTGITLVQEAFSSHIFGKVGGYSFVAVCLFFFAFTTILGWYYFAEINVRYLLGAKAVRAFQILVVVFVFLGSLQKVDFVWSLADMFNGLMVVPNLIAIIILSPIVAKLLKDHDAGKEYDVKDYLK, encoded by the coding sequence ATGCCTACAAATTTTGCTGAAATTTTAAATAATTGCGTTGAGAGTATAAATTCATTTCTTTGGGGTCCATACTTTCTTATTGCCCTACTTTGTGGCACCGGACTATTTTTTACTATTAGGCTTGGGTTTGTTCAAATTTTTAAGTTTAAAATGGGCCTAAAAGAGCTTTTTGGGAATTTCTCACTTCACGGTGAAGCTGCTGGCAAGGCCGGTATGAGCCAGTTTCAAGCGGTCGCAACTGCGATCGCCGCACAAGTTGGCACTGGCAATCTAGTAGGTGCGACAACGGCTCTTATCATGGGCGGTCCTGGAGCGATCTTTTGGATGTGGTGCGCTGCGTTTTTAGGCATGGCTACAAATTTTGCTGAAATTTGCCTAGCTCAAATTTACCGTACAAAAGATGATAGCGGGCACACGATAGGCGGTCCGGCATTTTATATAAGTCGTGGATTAAAGGGAAAATGGGCAAAAATTTTAGCTGGCTTTTTCGCTATCGCTATCATTATCGCACTTGGCTTTATCGGCAATATGGTGCAAGCAAACTCGATCTCAGACGGCTTTAAAGGAGCCTTTGGTATACCTCAGTGGATAACTGGAGCTTTTTTAGCAATCGTCTGCGCAGTCATCTTTATAGGTGGCGTAAAGGCGATCGCAAGAGTGGCTGAAAAGATCGTGCCCTTGATGGCTTTACTTTATGTAGGTGTTGGACTAATCATTATCGCTTTAAATTTTCACGAAATTCCAGATGCAGTTTTGCTTATCTACAAAGCAGCATTTGATCCTTCAGCTGCGTGGGGTGGAGCAACTGGAGCTAGTATAGCAGCTGCGATGAGATACGGCATAGCAAGGGGTCTTTTTAGTAATGAAGCTGGCATGGGCTCAACTCCGCACGCACACGCCGCAGCTAATGTCAAACACCCGGTCGATCAAGCAGTACTTGGCATAATGAGCGTATTTGTAGATACTTTTATCGTTTTAAATATCACCGTTTTTGTAGTGCTTACTGCAAATGTTATTAGCTTTGAAAATGGCAAAGCAGTCTTTACAGGCATAACCTTGGTACAAGAGGCTTTCTCATCGCATATCTTTGGTAAGGTTGGCGGATATAGTTTCGTAGCTGTTTGCCTATTTTTCTTTGCATTTACAACGATTCTTGGATGGTACTATTTTGCTGAAATCAACGTAAGATACCTTCTTGGGGCAAAAGCGGTCAGAGCTTTTCAAATTTTAGTAGTCGTTTTTGTATTTTTGGGAAGCTTGCAAAAGGTTGATTTTGTATGGAGTCTAGCAGATATGTTTAATGGTTTGATGGTCGTGCCAAATTTAATTGCCATCATCATTTTAAGCCCTATCGTGGCAAAACTTTTAAAAGATCACGATGCTGGCAAAGAGTATGATGTGAAAGATTATTTGAAATAA
- a CDS encoding glycosyltransferase family 4 protein, producing MKIFIIGNVSSMMINFREELIKLLVSKGHDVYCLVSDYNEKSRKKIISLGAKPLDHTLNTKGLNPFKDLIATYDLVKLFRQYRPDAVFSFFVKPVIFATIAAKIARVPRIVGMIEGLGGAFTVHKNGQTKKAKIIKTIQVLLYKISLPFLDELIFLNNDDKKDLIDKYNIKAKSINILGGIGVDLDKFSYTKAPTDPISFIFIARLLAEKGIFEYLEAAKIVKEKYKDVKFYIFGGFDEHNPFGLTQEELKPYLDSGVVIYPGFVNDIKERIVNSSIFVLPSYYREGVPRSTQEAMAIGRVVITTNSVGCRETVEDSVNGFLVPPFDSKILAQKMIYFVQNPEMIVQMGIESRKIAEVKFNINEKNERLAKIIIGK from the coding sequence ATGAAAATTTTTATAATCGGTAATGTCTCGTCTATGATGATAAATTTTAGAGAAGAACTCATAAAACTACTTGTATCAAAAGGGCATGATGTCTACTGTTTAGTTAGTGACTACAATGAAAAAAGTAGAAAAAAAATAATCTCATTGGGTGCAAAACCGCTTGACCATACTTTAAATACAAAAGGGCTAAATCCATTTAAAGATCTTATTGCGACATATGATTTGGTTAAACTATTTAGGCAATATAGGCCAGATGCGGTTTTTTCTTTTTTTGTTAAACCAGTTATTTTTGCAACTATAGCCGCAAAAATAGCAAGAGTACCACGAATAGTAGGCATGATAGAAGGGCTTGGCGGAGCTTTTACAGTTCATAAAAATGGGCAAACAAAAAAGGCGAAAATTATCAAAACTATACAAGTTCTTTTGTATAAAATTTCACTACCATTTCTTGACGAGCTTATATTTTTAAATAATGACGATAAAAAGGACTTGATTGATAAATACAATATAAAAGCAAAGTCCATAAATATATTAGGTGGTATAGGTGTTGATCTTGATAAATTCTCATATACTAAAGCACCTACTGATCCTATAAGTTTTATTTTTATAGCAAGGCTTCTTGCAGAAAAAGGAATATTTGAGTATTTAGAGGCAGCTAAAATCGTAAAAGAAAAATATAAAGATGTAAAGTTTTATATATTTGGTGGTTTTGATGAGCACAATCCATTTGGATTAACGCAAGAAGAGCTAAAACCTTATCTTGATAGTGGCGTAGTTATATATCCTGGCTTCGTAAATGATATAAAAGAACGGATAGTGAATAGTTCCATTTTTGTCTTGCCTTCGTATTACAGAGAAGGTGTGCCAAGAAGTACGCAGGAAGCCATGGCAATAGGAAGGGTAGTAATAACCACAAATAGCGTAGGATGTAGAGAAACTGTTGAAGATAGTGTAAATGGGTTTTTGGTACCACCATTTGATAGTAAAATTTTGGCACAAAAGATGATTTATTTTGTACAAAATCCAGAAATGATAGTCCAAATGGGTATAGAAAGCAGAAAAATAGCTGAAGTAAAATTTAATATAAATGAAAAGAATGAAAGACTTGCAAAGATTATTATTGGGAAATAA
- a CDS encoding YbaK/EbsC family protein has translation MSEQIFNKIHDLLTKNEAKFRVIEHESARTSEEVAKIRGTKMSQGAKALVCSIKGVDEEKFRQIFKDENVLNDYLLSDEKPAMKAGKIYILAVLPADMQANLDSLTQKFDGKRASLASPDEVLELADCVFGSVPPFSFHKNLHIVVDERLLQRNDEIAFNAGLLDRSIILNTKDYTKIVQPTLINFAE, from the coding sequence GTGTCTGAGCAAATTTTTAATAAAATCCATGACCTTCTTACTAAAAACGAGGCTAAATTTAGGGTGATAGAGCATGAGAGTGCTAGGACTTCAGAGGAGGTTGCTAAGATAAGAGGTACGAAGATGAGCCAGGGCGCAAAGGCGCTGGTATGCTCTATAAAGGGCGTAGATGAGGAGAAATTTAGGCAAATTTTTAAAGATGAAAATGTGCTAAATGATTATTTGCTAAGCGATGAAAAGCCAGCGATGAAGGCTGGTAAAATTTATATTTTGGCTGTATTGCCAGCCGATATGCAGGCAAATCTTGATAGCTTGACACAAAAATTTGACGGCAAAAGGGCAAGCCTAGCTAGTCCAGATGAGGTTTTGGAATTGGCAGATTGTGTTTTTGGTTCGGTGCCACCATTTAGTTTTCATAAAAATTTACACATTGTAGTTGATGAAAGGTTACTACAAAGAAACGATGAGATCGCGTTTAATGCGGGGCTACTTGATAGATCGATCATTTTAAATACAAAAGATTATACGAAGATAGTGCAACCAACGCTAATAAATTTTGCAGAATAA
- the thrS gene encoding threonine--tRNA ligase, giving the protein MSDIIAYKLNGEIVDTQSIAGRESGAEPIYFDNSKEALHVIRHSCAHLMAQAIKSLYPKAKFFVGPNVEDGFYYDFRVDDEGTKLGESDLAAIEDKMKELAEKKFDIVKTCSTKANMSDKFKDDDLKQEVLKRIPDGEVSSYAQGDFEDLCRGPHVPNTKFLKFFKLTRVAGAYLGGDENREMLTRIYGTAYADKESLKEHIHIIEEAKKRDHRKLGTEMKLFTFDEEVGGGLPIWLPNGGRLRSKLEQILYKAHRDRGYEPVRGPELLKADVWRRSGHYANYKENMYFTTIDDAEYGIKPMNCVGHIKVYQSDIRSYRDLPLKFFEYGVVHRHEKSGVLHGLFRVREFAQDDSHIFCMPSQIKENILEILKFAGKIMENFGFHYEMEISTKPAKAIGGDEIWETATKALKEALDENGFKYGIDEGGGAFYGPKIDIKITDALKRKWQCGTIQVDFNLPERFDLGYIDANNERQRPVMLHRALLGSFERFIGILLEHTAGELPFFIAPTQVVIVPISDAHLDYAKEISRELRKINVDSEIASKNESLNKRIRTAEKQRVPMIVVLGDNEVANKSVALRDRQARTQSDMSLAEFINLTKEKLSEVHF; this is encoded by the coding sequence ATGAGCGATATCATCGCATACAAACTAAATGGCGAAATAGTCGATACACAAAGTATCGCAGGGCGCGAAAGTGGTGCCGAGCCTATCTATTTTGACAACTCAAAAGAAGCACTACACGTTATTAGACACTCCTGTGCGCACCTCATGGCACAAGCTATCAAATCACTCTATCCAAAGGCGAAATTCTTTGTCGGACCAAACGTAGAAGATGGATTTTATTATGATTTTAGAGTTGATGATGAGGGCACGAAACTAGGCGAGAGCGATCTAGCAGCGATCGAAGATAAGATGAAAGAGCTTGCTGAGAAGAAATTTGACATCGTTAAAACCTGCTCAACTAAAGCTAATATGAGCGATAAATTTAAAGATGACGACCTAAAACAAGAGGTCTTAAAAAGAATCCCAGATGGTGAAGTTAGTAGCTACGCGCAAGGCGATTTTGAAGATCTTTGCCGCGGACCACATGTGCCAAATACTAAATTTTTAAAATTTTTCAAGCTTACACGCGTGGCTGGGGCTTATCTTGGCGGTGATGAGAACCGTGAGATGCTAACTAGAATTTACGGCACAGCCTATGCAGATAAAGAGAGTTTAAAAGAGCACATCCACATCATTGAAGAGGCTAAAAAGCGTGATCACAGAAAGCTTGGCACCGAGATGAAATTATTTACTTTTGATGAAGAAGTGGGTGGCGGCTTGCCGATATGGTTACCAAATGGCGGACGCTTGCGCTCTAAGTTAGAGCAAATTTTATACAAAGCTCATCGCGACCGTGGCTATGAGCCAGTGCGTGGGCCAGAGCTTTTAAAGGCTGATGTGTGGAGAAGAAGCGGTCACTACGCAAACTATAAAGAAAATATGTACTTTACGACGATTGACGATGCGGAGTATGGCATAAAGCCGATGAACTGCGTTGGTCACATCAAAGTTTATCAAAGTGATATCAGGTCTTACCGCGATCTACCGCTTAAATTTTTCGAATACGGCGTAGTGCATCGCCATGAAAAAAGTGGCGTTTTACACGGACTTTTCAGAGTGCGCGAATTTGCCCAGGATGACTCGCACATCTTTTGTATGCCAAGTCAAATCAAAGAAAATATCCTAGAAATTTTAAAATTTGCTGGCAAGATAATGGAGAATTTCGGCTTTCACTATGAGATGGAAATTTCAACCAAGCCGGCAAAAGCGATCGGTGGGGACGAAATTTGGGAAACGGCGACCAAAGCACTAAAAGAAGCGCTTGACGAAAACGGCTTTAAATACGGTATCGACGAGGGCGGTGGCGCATTCTACGGTCCAAAAATCGACATCAAAATCACCGACGCGCTAAAACGAAAATGGCAGTGTGGCACGATCCAGGTCGATTTTAACCTACCTGAGCGCTTTGATCTAGGCTACATTGACGCAAATAACGAACGCCAGCGCCCTGTAATGCTTCACAGAGCCTTGCTTGGTAGTTTTGAGAGATTTATAGGAATTTTACTTGAGCACACTGCTGGTGAGTTGCCATTTTTCATCGCTCCAACGCAGGTCGTCATCGTGCCTATTAGCGACGCGCATTTAGACTACGCAAAAGAAATTTCACGCGAACTAAGAAAGATTAACGTCGATAGCGAGATCGCAAGTAAAAATGAGAGTTTAAATAAGAGAATAAGAACGGCTGAAAAACAAAGGGTGCCTATGATAGTCGTGCTAGGTGACAACGAAGTAGCGAACAAGAGCGTTGCGCTACGCGACAGACAGGCTAGGACGCAGAGCGATATGAGCTTGGCGGAATTTATAAATTTAACGAAGGAGAAACTTAGTGAGGTACATTTTTGA
- a CDS encoding pyridoxamine 5'-phosphate oxidase family protein: MRRKDRELSREDGLKIIDECEYAVISCVDDEGEIFSVPISPVRVGESIFIHGATAGCKAKLLQDGRKVEFVCVGFNKVPYLNDSELDAIKDDGKALGGKVFTTEYKSAIAKTRAYEVEDEAKRYEILKILSQKYTAYAMSTFDVAANYGLGIMKIYELKIESLSAKAKILPKPAN, from the coding sequence ATGAGACGAAAAGATAGAGAGCTAAGCCGTGAAGATGGCTTAAAAATCATAGATGAATGCGAATATGCGGTAATTTCATGCGTGGATGATGAAGGAGAAATTTTTAGCGTACCGATCTCGCCTGTTAGAGTTGGTGAAAGCATTTTTATACACGGAGCTACCGCTGGCTGTAAGGCAAAACTACTTCAAGATGGACGAAAAGTAGAGTTTGTCTGCGTTGGTTTTAACAAAGTCCCGTATCTAAATGATAGCGAGCTAGATGCGATAAAAGACGATGGCAAGGCACTTGGAGGCAAGGTTTTTACGACTGAATATAAAAGTGCGATCGCAAAAACAAGAGCCTACGAGGTCGAGGACGAGGCCAAAAGATATGAAATTTTAAAAATTCTTAGCCAAAAATACACAGCATATGCGATGAGCACATTTGACGTGGCTGCGAATTACGGACTTGGTATCATGAAAATTTACGAGCTAAAGATAGAGAGCCTTAGTGCTAAGGCTAAAATTTTACCAAAACCAGCAAATTAA
- the gdhA gene encoding NADP-specific glutamate dehydrogenase — protein MSEYIEKTMEWIKKTNPGQGVFVQAATEVLNSLEPLIKRESKYQKHAILERIVIPERTVIFRVTYTGDDGRPQVNNGYRVQFNSAVGPYKGGIRLHPSVDLGVLKFLGFEQIFKNSLTGVNIGGAKGGSTFDPKGKSEGEIMRFCQAFMSELYRHIGNTVDVPAGDIGVGAREIGYMFGQYKKLTGRFDGILTGKGLNWGGSLARTEATGYGLVYFTQNMLQKAGLGLEGKKCSISGSGNVAIYTVEKLYQVGALPITVSDSNGYVYDAEGIDLAVLKELKEVKRARLSEYVKFRPNAKYVSVSEYKEGRNGVWDVPCDGAFPCATQNELHLADIKTLYTNGCRFVAEGANMPSTLDAINFMLAQKDFYFAPAKAANAGGVGTSGLEMMQNAGMSSWSFDEVDRRLHGIMNHIFELSYETSKEFGDEGNLVLGSNIAGFRKVADAMIDQGYV, from the coding sequence ATGAGCGAGTATATCGAAAAAACGATGGAGTGGATAAAAAAGACCAATCCGGGTCAAGGCGTCTTTGTCCAGGCTGCGACCGAGGTTTTAAACAGCCTCGAGCCGCTTATAAAAAGAGAGAGCAAGTACCAAAAACACGCGATCTTAGAGCGTATCGTGATACCTGAGCGCACGGTGATATTTCGCGTCACATACACGGGCGACGACGGCAGACCGCAGGTAAATAACGGCTACCGCGTGCAGTTTAACTCAGCCGTCGGCCCCTATAAAGGTGGCATCAGACTGCATCCTAGCGTGGATCTTGGCGTGCTAAAATTTCTAGGATTTGAGCAAATTTTTAAAAACTCGCTCACGGGCGTAAATATCGGCGGCGCAAAAGGCGGCAGCACCTTTGATCCAAAAGGCAAGAGCGAGGGCGAGATAATGCGCTTTTGCCAAGCGTTTATGAGCGAGCTATACCGCCACATCGGCAACACTGTAGACGTACCGGCAGGCGACATCGGCGTGGGCGCGCGCGAGATAGGCTATATGTTTGGGCAGTATAAAAAGCTCACGGGCAGATTTGACGGTATACTAACGGGCAAAGGCCTAAACTGGGGCGGTAGCCTAGCGCGCACGGAGGCGACCGGATACGGGCTGGTCTATTTTACGCAAAATATGCTACAAAAAGCTGGGCTTGGGCTAGAAGGTAAAAAGTGCAGCATAAGCGGTAGCGGAAACGTCGCCATCTACACGGTAGAAAAGCTCTATCAAGTAGGCGCGCTGCCTATAACGGTTTCTGATTCAAACGGATACGTTTACGACGCAGAGGGCATAGATCTAGCGGTACTTAAAGAGCTAAAAGAAGTAAAACGCGCGCGCCTTAGCGAATACGTTAAATTTAGACCGAACGCAAAATACGTAAGCGTGAGCGAGTACAAAGAGGGCAGAAACGGCGTCTGGGACGTTCCATGCGACGGAGCGTTTCCGTGCGCGACGCAAAACGAGCTTCACCTAGCCGATATCAAGACGCTCTACACTAACGGCTGTCGCTTCGTAGCCGAGGGGGCAAATATGCCAAGCACGCTTGATGCGATAAATTTTATGCTAGCGCAAAAGGATTTTTACTTCGCTCCTGCAAAGGCGGCAAACGCCGGCGGCGTAGGCACGTCGGGCCTAGAGATGATGCAAAACGCCGGCATGAGCTCGTGGAGCTTTGACGAGGTTGATCGCAGGTTGCACGGCATCATGAATCACATCTTTGAGCTAAGCTATGAAACTAGCAAGGAGTTTGGCGACGAGGGAAATCTGGTGCTCGGCTCAAATATCGCGGGCTTTCGCAAGGTAGCCGATGCGATGATAGATCAGGGGTATGTGTAG
- the infC gene encoding translation initiation factor IF-3, producing MSKENEVLLNEDIRAREVRCVGDDGTAYGVISREEALEISNKLGLDLVLIAPDAKPPVCKIMDYGKFRYQQEKKQKEAKKKQKTIEIKEIKLSVKIAQNDINYKVKHASEFLQDGKHVKFRVFLKGREMSTPEAGVAMLEKVWEMIKNEADRDKEPMIEGRYVNMLVTPKKG from the coding sequence TTGAGTAAGGAAAATGAAGTATTGCTCAATGAGGACATAAGGGCGAGAGAGGTAAGATGTGTAGGGGATGATGGCACGGCATACGGTGTCATCTCAAGAGAAGAGGCTTTAGAGATCTCAAATAAGCTTGGGCTTGATCTAGTGCTTATAGCGCCAGACGCAAAGCCACCAGTTTGCAAGATAATGGACTATGGTAAATTCCGCTATCAGCAAGAGAAAAAGCAAAAAGAGGCCAAGAAAAAGCAAAAGACCATCGAGATAAAAGAGATAAAACTCTCTGTCAAGATCGCCCAAAACGATATAAATTATAAGGTTAAACACGCAAGCGAGTTTTTGCAAGATGGCAAACACGTTAAATTTCGTGTATTTTTAAAGGGGCGTGAGATGAGTACCCCAGAAGCTGGCGTAGCTATGCTTGAGAAGGTCTGGGAAATGATAAAAAATGAAGCTGATCGCGATAAAGAACCTATGATAGAAGGTCGTTATGTAAATATGCTTGTAACTCCAAAAAAGGGTTAA